One stretch of Cohnella algarum DNA includes these proteins:
- a CDS encoding GNAT family N-acetyltransferase, whose amino-acid sequence MRSWLRGEWEIEILLNDEQVIGYAVFRLGEDDFEPDEKFVYLRQFYIRREHRRKGYGTGALAHLIRFSFPEGAKVCVDVLNANARGVRFWRKFGFEPYWTRMEL is encoded by the coding sequence ATGAGGAGCTGGCTGCGGGGAGAATGGGAAATCGAGATCCTTTTGAACGACGAACAAGTTATCGGCTACGCGGTATTTCGACTCGGAGAGGACGATTTCGAGCCGGACGAAAAGTTCGTTTACCTTCGGCAGTTTTATATAAGAAGAGAGCATCGTCGCAAAGGATACGGCACCGGCGCGCTAGCGCATTTGATCCGTTTTTCGTTTCCCGAAGGCGCAAAGGTGTGCGTTGACGTCCTGAATGCGAACGCGCGCGGGGTCCGCTTTTGGAGGAAATTCGGGTTTGAGCCGTATTGGACTCGCATGGAGCTTTAA